A genomic region of Kribbella sp. NBC_00382 contains the following coding sequences:
- a CDS encoding AAA family ATPase, which produces MFLLQMSGVPGSGKSTVAAHVVETFGAVALDYDVIKTAVLDSGADLDASAKAAYEVMYALARQVLGQGHPVIMDSPCGWPRIVNEGREIAKAHGAGYRYIECQVRDLKLLDQRLAQRPRLRTHRRGVDQPPVDLGDEPMDGAALFRVWMDRVERPSDNYLQLDMHRPLSEVLPEVDLYLKASGN; this is translated from the coding sequence GTGTTTCTGCTGCAGATGTCGGGGGTTCCGGGTTCTGGGAAGTCGACCGTTGCCGCGCATGTCGTGGAGACGTTCGGTGCGGTTGCCTTGGACTACGACGTCATCAAGACGGCTGTTCTCGATTCGGGCGCTGACCTCGACGCTAGTGCCAAGGCGGCGTACGAGGTGATGTACGCGTTGGCTCGGCAGGTGCTTGGTCAAGGGCATCCGGTGATCATGGACAGTCCGTGCGGTTGGCCGCGCATCGTCAATGAGGGCAGGGAAATCGCCAAGGCGCACGGTGCTGGCTACCGGTACATCGAGTGCCAGGTTCGTGATTTGAAGCTGCTCGACCAGAGGCTTGCTCAGCGGCCGCGGCTGCGGACCCATCGTCGCGGCGTGGACCAGCCGCCGGTGGATCTCGGTGACGAGCCGATGGATGGGGCGGCGCTGTTCCGCGTCTGGATGGACCGTGTCGAACGGCCCTCGGACAACTACCTTCAGCTGGACATGCACCGACCGCTGTCCGAAGTACTACCCGAGGTCGACCTTTACCTCAAGGCATCCGGCAACTGA
- a CDS encoding suppressor of fused domain protein: MMTKAEYLAKAAVEDDWAPGWLAIDAAFDTHYPGITPAHLGTLLPARAMFGGEEYLDGCSIFPSPNGYQHLLTYGMSTLYVDEESYGGEFSGWGYEMTMKVRADGPDDCGWAVSSMSNLARYTYTSKRWFEPFQFISGRGQPLRTDSNTLLTSYLTVPDTEVNGIDTLHGRVDFIQLVGITQPELDWIAGTSPEGATDRTKALAQRIAEDGNPNLSTNLSRTHNYV; encoded by the coding sequence ATGATGACCAAGGCGGAGTACCTCGCCAAGGCTGCAGTCGAAGACGACTGGGCGCCTGGGTGGCTTGCAATCGACGCGGCATTCGACACCCACTATCCGGGCATCACGCCGGCGCACCTCGGCACACTCCTTCCCGCACGCGCCATGTTCGGGGGCGAGGAGTACCTCGACGGGTGCAGCATCTTCCCCAGCCCGAACGGCTACCAGCACCTGCTCACATACGGGATGTCCACGCTCTACGTCGATGAAGAGTCGTACGGCGGCGAGTTCAGCGGCTGGGGCTACGAGATGACGATGAAGGTCCGAGCCGACGGACCGGACGACTGCGGATGGGCCGTCAGCTCGATGAGCAACCTCGCTCGCTACACCTACACATCAAAGCGCTGGTTCGAACCTTTCCAGTTCATCAGCGGCCGCGGCCAGCCCCTGCGTACCGACAGCAACACCCTCTTGACGAGCTACCTGACGGTGCCGGACACGGAGGTCAACGGCATCGACACACTCCACGGCCGAGTCGACTTCATCCAACTGGTCGGCATCACCCAACCCGAACTCGACTGGATCGCCGGCACCTCCCCAGAAGGCGCCACCGACCGCACCAAAGCCCTCGCCCAACGCATAGCCGAAGACGGCAACCCCAACCTGTCCACCAACCTCTCCCGCACCCACAACTACGTCTGA